A single region of the Bacillus cereus genome encodes:
- a CDS encoding ABC transporter ATP-binding protein, whose amino-acid sequence MNKKEEILQVKDLKTHFFTDEGVSKAVDGLNFSVSKGETLGIVGESGCGKSITSLSIMRLIDRESGSKIEGSILFKGKDLLQQKEAEMRAIRGNQISMIFQEPMTSLNPVYSVGEQIAEAIRIHQKLNKKEAWNKAVDMLKLVGIPSPEKRAKQEPHELSGGMRQRIMIAMALACNPDLLIADEPTTALDVTIQAQILSLMKSLQKQLGMGIIMITHDLGVVSETCDRVAVMYAGKIVEYADIEHIFTSPKHPYTIGLLQSLPRLDTDQEELQTIPGSVPSPYHMPSGCRFADRCTHAKELCHNTLPELQLTQDGSEVRCWMFTDLWDKSSSEELEVL is encoded by the coding sequence ATGAATAAAAAGGAAGAGATATTACAAGTTAAAGATTTAAAAACACATTTCTTTACAGACGAAGGTGTAAGCAAAGCGGTTGATGGTTTAAATTTCTCTGTTTCTAAAGGAGAAACACTCGGCATCGTAGGTGAATCTGGTTGTGGGAAGAGTATCACTTCTCTATCCATTATGAGATTAATCGACCGAGAAAGCGGCAGTAAAATTGAAGGCAGCATTTTATTTAAAGGAAAAGATTTATTACAACAAAAAGAAGCTGAAATGCGCGCAATTCGTGGAAATCAAATCTCAATGATTTTCCAAGAGCCAATGACATCTTTGAATCCAGTATATTCTGTTGGGGAACAGATCGCAGAAGCAATTCGTATCCATCAAAAATTAAATAAAAAAGAAGCTTGGAATAAAGCCGTCGATATGTTGAAACTAGTTGGAATTCCTTCTCCTGAAAAGCGTGCAAAACAAGAGCCACATGAACTAAGCGGAGGAATGCGACAACGCATTATGATTGCAATGGCACTTGCTTGCAATCCAGATTTACTCATTGCAGATGAACCAACAACTGCTCTTGACGTAACAATTCAAGCTCAAATATTATCACTTATGAAATCACTTCAAAAACAACTCGGTATGGGGATTATCATGATCACCCATGACTTAGGAGTCGTGTCAGAAACATGCGATAGAGTCGCCGTTATGTACGCTGGAAAAATCGTCGAATATGCAGATATCGAGCATATATTTACTAGCCCAAAACATCCTTATACAATCGGACTTCTTCAATCTCTTCCAAGACTCGATACAGACCAAGAAGAATTACAAACTATTCCTGGGTCCGTACCGAGTCCATACCATATGCCGAGTGGATGTCGCTTTGCTGATAGATGCACACATGCAAAAGAACTATGTCACAATACTCTTCCAGAACTTCAACTCACGCAAGATGGAAGCGAAGTTCGATGCTGGATGTTTACTGACCTTTGGGATAAATCATCTTCAGAAGAATTGGAGGTATTATAA
- the nikB gene encoding nickel ABC transporter permease → MLMFIFRRILQLIPVLFGVVFVVFLIMQMVPGDPALLIAGEGASKETVQQIRHQLGLDKPFIMQYFSYIGNILQGDFGVSIRSNRPVLDEVLIRLPITIELALCSIVITVVIGMIAGIISATKQYSWTDVSIMIIALLGVSLPSFWFGLMLIFYFSVQIQIFPVSGWGTWMHMVLPALTLGASGAAIVARMTRSSMLDVIRQDYIRTARAKGVKERVVIYKHALRNALIPVITVVGLQFGALLGGTVLVESVFAINGLGRLIVDAIRMRDLPMLQGGVLIASVIFVLVNLIVDILYRHFNKRIELN, encoded by the coding sequence ATGCTAATGTTTATATTTCGTAGAATACTACAATTAATTCCCGTTCTTTTCGGCGTTGTATTCGTTGTTTTCTTAATTATGCAAATGGTACCCGGTGATCCAGCTCTCCTTATTGCTGGTGAAGGAGCATCAAAAGAAACTGTCCAGCAAATACGTCACCAATTAGGATTGGACAAACCTTTTATCATGCAATATTTCTCTTATATCGGAAATATATTACAAGGCGACTTTGGGGTTTCGATTCGTTCTAATCGCCCAGTGTTAGACGAAGTATTAATTCGCCTTCCAATCACTATTGAACTCGCACTGTGTAGTATCGTCATTACAGTTGTAATTGGGATGATTGCTGGCATCATCTCTGCTACAAAGCAATATTCTTGGACAGATGTTTCTATTATGATTATCGCTTTGTTAGGTGTCTCATTACCAAGCTTTTGGTTTGGACTTATGCTTATTTTCTACTTCTCTGTCCAAATTCAAATATTCCCCGTTTCTGGTTGGGGAACTTGGATGCACATGGTTTTACCAGCACTTACACTAGGTGCATCCGGCGCAGCAATTGTAGCACGTATGACTCGCTCAAGTATGCTTGATGTTATACGCCAAGATTATATACGAACAGCAAGAGCGAAAGGGGTAAAAGAAAGAGTCGTTATATATAAACACGCTTTGAGGAACGCATTAATTCCCGTTATTACTGTTGTTGGATTACAATTTGGTGCTCTTTTAGGCGGTACAGTTTTAGTAGAATCAGTTTTTGCTATAAATGGACTTGGAAGATTGATTGTGGACGCCATCCGAATGAGAGACTTACCAATGTTACAAGGGGGCGTATTAATCGCCTCGGTCATCTTCGTTCTAGTCAATCTTATTGTTGATATTTTATACCGTCATTTCAATAAACGTATTGAACTTAATTAA
- a CDS encoding sensor histidine kinase, with amino-acid sequence MLTYEAFAVLITILVLAPIFGAIILLCLFIFEKRIDLLESEKKKIALERELQQSLYHQLTQQIQPHFLFNTLNTILSLARLQRTDEVVKSLEIFSLFLKGKYKTTDLLIPISEELTYTNYYIEIQKMRFRSRLSVSITSSEDLHNAHIPPFVIQTLVENSFKHGLEKKAGQAILNIHLYNTNNRIILLVSDNGTQNEPFTSHTEESGYGLENIKQRFQLFFQEQTTFSFLSTKENGTKVEITWPFITEKNTEEVIQK; translated from the coding sequence ATGTTAACTTATGAAGCATTTGCTGTATTAATAACTATACTTGTCTTAGCTCCAATTTTTGGAGCTATTATTTTATTATGTTTATTTATTTTTGAAAAACGAATCGACTTACTAGAAAGTGAAAAGAAAAAAATAGCACTAGAACGAGAGTTGCAACAATCTTTATATCATCAACTTACTCAACAAATTCAGCCTCATTTTTTATTCAATACATTAAATACAATTTTAAGTTTAGCTCGTCTACAGAGAACAGATGAAGTTGTCAAATCACTCGAAATCTTTTCTCTATTTTTAAAAGGAAAATATAAAACAACAGATTTGTTAATTCCTATTTCTGAAGAACTAACCTATACGAATTATTATATTGAGATTCAAAAAATGCGATTTCGCTCAAGGCTTTCAGTAAGCATTACCTCTTCTGAAGATTTACATAACGCCCATATTCCACCTTTCGTGATTCAAACGTTGGTTGAGAATTCCTTTAAACATGGGCTAGAAAAAAAAGCTGGTCAAGCAATTTTAAATATTCATCTATACAATACAAATAACCGAATTATACTTCTAGTATCCGACAACGGTACTCAAAACGAACCATTTACTTCCCATACGGAAGAAAGCGGATACGGACTTGAAAATATAAAACAACGATTTCAGTTATTCTTTCAAGAACAAACTACGTTCTCTTTCCTCTCTACAAAAGAGAACGGCACGAAAGTAGAAATCACATGGCCTTTCATCACAGAAAAAAACACAGAGGAGGTAATACAAAAATGA
- a CDS encoding ABC transporter ATP-binding protein encodes MSTATQINKRELLQVQNLKQYFPIKKGILGRSISYIKAVDDISFTIYEKETVSIVGESGCGKSTTGRAILRLDEATSGKIIFQDKDLLELNNSAMRKIRKDLQVIFQDPFASLNPRQTVGSILEEAMTIQNVCPKGERKAKVIELLGKVGLPPDAVKRYPHEFSGGQRQRIGIARALAVNPKLIICDEAVSALDVSVQAQVLNLLKQLQQQYGLTYLFISHDLAVVRHISDRIIVMYLGTIVEIADKHSLFNNPQHPYTKALLSAIPTISAGTKKERIELKGDLPSPLNPPTGCRFHTRCPYAIEKCATQQPSFQSISEDHKVACHII; translated from the coding sequence ATGTCTACTGCTACGCAAATAAATAAACGAGAGTTATTACAAGTACAAAACTTAAAACAATACTTCCCTATAAAAAAAGGGATTCTAGGACGTTCTATTAGCTATATTAAAGCGGTTGACGATATTAGCTTTACAATTTACGAAAAGGAAACTGTTAGTATTGTTGGTGAATCTGGTTGCGGAAAATCCACCACTGGGCGTGCAATATTGCGCCTTGATGAAGCAACAAGTGGAAAAATTATATTTCAAGATAAGGATTTACTAGAATTAAATAACTCAGCAATGCGAAAGATTAGAAAAGATTTACAAGTTATTTTTCAAGATCCCTTCGCTTCTTTAAACCCTCGGCAAACTGTAGGGAGTATTTTAGAAGAAGCTATGACCATTCAAAACGTATGTCCAAAAGGAGAAAGGAAAGCAAAGGTTATTGAGTTACTCGGGAAAGTTGGTCTTCCACCTGATGCAGTGAAGCGCTATCCACATGAGTTTAGTGGCGGACAACGCCAAAGAATTGGAATTGCTCGCGCCTTAGCTGTTAATCCAAAACTCATCATTTGTGACGAAGCTGTCTCCGCCTTAGATGTTTCAGTGCAAGCACAAGTATTAAATTTATTAAAGCAGTTGCAACAACAATATGGGTTAACATATTTATTCATCTCTCACGACTTAGCTGTCGTTCGTCACATATCAGATCGTATCATTGTAATGTACCTTGGTACCATTGTGGAGATTGCCGATAAACATTCTCTTTTTAACAATCCGCAACACCCTTACACAAAAGCGCTTCTCTCAGCAATTCCTACCATTAGTGCAGGAACGAAAAAAGAGCGTATTGAACTTAAAGGAGACCTGCCCTCTCCTTTAAACCCGCCAACAGGCTGTCGTTTTCATACTCGTTGTCCGTATGCCATTGAAAAATGCGCTACGCAGCAACCAAGTTTTCAATCTATAAGTGAAGATCATAAAGTAGCCTGTCATATCATTTGA
- the nikC gene encoding nickel transporter permease has protein sequence MEVRLSKEENTSLQTIQTKNTSKWIISYRKLKKNKMAFIGGSIVLFYILIAIFAPLLAPYNPFDIQLVNKLQPPSMEHWMGTDDKGRDILSRLLHGTRLSLLVGFSSVFIGALFGIILGIISGYYGGWFDTIIMRIIDIMLAFPGILLALAIVGALGPSLVNVIIAIGFFSIPMFARIVRASTLTVKKLEYIDAIRALGANDFTIIMKHIFPNILSPIIVQATLRLATAILSAAGLSFLGLGAQPPSPEWGAMLSNGRDFLFTAPHIAMFPGIAMSTLVIGLNMFGDGLRDALDPRLKK, from the coding sequence GGAAGTTCGTCTTTCTAAAGAAGAAAATACTTCTTTACAAACGATTCAAACGAAGAACACATCGAAATGGATAATTAGCTATCGAAAACTGAAAAAAAATAAGATGGCATTTATCGGGGGTAGTATCGTTCTTTTCTATATTTTAATAGCTATATTTGCCCCATTGTTAGCACCCTATAATCCATTTGATATTCAGTTAGTTAACAAATTACAACCACCATCTATGGAACATTGGATGGGAACAGATGATAAAGGTAGAGATATTTTAAGCCGCCTTTTACACGGGACACGCCTTTCATTACTTGTTGGATTTTCTTCTGTATTTATAGGGGCATTGTTCGGCATTATTCTTGGTATCATTTCTGGTTATTACGGCGGATGGTTTGACACAATTATTATGCGAATCATTGATATTATGCTAGCTTTCCCTGGTATTTTACTTGCTCTTGCCATTGTAGGCGCACTAGGACCAAGTCTTGTGAACGTAATTATCGCTATTGGCTTTTTCTCAATCCCTATGTTCGCTCGTATCGTTAGAGCTTCTACATTAACAGTAAAAAAATTAGAGTATATCGATGCTATAAGAGCACTAGGGGCAAATGATTTTACTATTATTATGAAACACATATTCCCTAACATCTTATCACCTATTATCGTCCAAGCTACTTTACGCTTAGCTACAGCAATTTTATCTGCAGCTGGATTATCATTTTTAGGACTTGGAGCGCAACCACCTTCACCTGAATGGGGTGCCATGTTAAGTAATGGACGCGACTTTTTATTTACCGCACCACATATCGCAATGTTTCCTGGAATCGCAATGTCTACACTCGTAATCGGTTTAAACATGTTTGGGGACGGATTACGTGATGCACTAGATCCTAGACTTAAAAAATAG